A genomic stretch from Spongiibacter nanhainus includes:
- a CDS encoding 4Fe-4S binding protein: protein MRAYAGNDLEADIYALFPSATRLGEKDPKTEVWPVYQLHELLGYAFESIEFAPLKGFSGEPINLLIGLNTQGELSGVKVIHHHEPIFLHGLGPRPLLDFIDQYKNHRISERFIVGKHGTDAGSAYLDGVTKATVSVVVVNDIILSSARQVARQTLQEFAQQSPVAVKSSYFKPMQWQELLSNGLIQTLQVSQRDLEQSLGSELSEFAFEDWQLEHDHATLYIAYLNAPIIGKNILGEAGYQRLKTKLADGEHAVAMMSEGLFSYLESDFQPATSPKRVALNQSNLSIAIRDMNFFSYNPLQLSPNTPDFEDFRIFRISPQTGFNPGGDMEIQLKLNLKKNHLVEKEAIFTEHYQLPETLFDKVETPVRPTIKPTWVTVWENRSLDTLILLVGLLVLTIGFSLQKRWLGYSRHFPWIRWTFLFFTLAFIGIYAQGQLSVVNIFTVLLALRDGFDITVFLLDPIIFILWIFTFVSLFIFGRGLFCGWLCPFGAMQEFVAKIAEVLKIRQWTISDSTHRKLTKIKYLILGVLVITSLVSLRAAEQAAEVEPFKTAVTLTFIREWPFVIYALLILGTGLFINKFYCRYVCPLGAGLAVLGKFHHLEWLTRRTECGSPCQLCRKKCGVDAIRRDGSIDYDECVQCLECVVILEDPFQCAPKILETKRQQKTPLAHAVKLIQVPSAK from the coding sequence GTGCGCGCATATGCTGGCAACGACCTTGAGGCAGATATCTACGCGTTGTTTCCCAGCGCAACCCGACTGGGCGAAAAAGACCCCAAGACGGAGGTGTGGCCGGTCTACCAGCTCCACGAACTATTGGGCTACGCGTTTGAATCCATCGAATTTGCTCCGCTGAAAGGATTTTCAGGCGAGCCGATCAATCTGCTGATTGGGCTCAACACCCAGGGTGAGTTATCCGGAGTAAAAGTCATTCATCACCACGAGCCGATATTTTTACACGGCTTGGGGCCCAGGCCGCTGCTGGACTTTATCGACCAGTATAAAAACCACCGAATTTCCGAACGTTTTATCGTTGGCAAACACGGCACCGATGCCGGCAGTGCTTATCTTGATGGCGTCACCAAGGCCACCGTCTCGGTCGTGGTGGTTAATGACATTATCTTGTCCTCAGCGAGACAAGTGGCCCGCCAGACCTTGCAGGAGTTTGCGCAGCAAAGTCCGGTGGCCGTTAAAAGCTCTTATTTCAAGCCGATGCAGTGGCAAGAACTACTATCTAATGGACTGATTCAAACACTGCAGGTCAGCCAGAGAGACCTCGAGCAATCACTTGGAAGCGAGCTGAGTGAATTTGCCTTTGAGGATTGGCAGCTTGAGCACGATCACGCGACCCTTTACATCGCTTACCTCAATGCCCCTATCATAGGTAAAAACATCCTGGGTGAAGCTGGTTACCAACGACTCAAGACAAAACTGGCCGATGGTGAGCACGCTGTTGCGATGATGTCGGAGGGATTATTCTCTTATTTGGAGTCCGACTTTCAACCCGCCACGTCTCCCAAACGCGTCGCGCTGAATCAGAGCAACTTATCCATCGCGATTCGCGATATGAATTTTTTTAGCTACAACCCACTTCAGCTATCGCCCAATACACCCGACTTCGAGGATTTTCGTATTTTTCGGATCAGCCCACAAACGGGCTTTAACCCCGGTGGCGATATGGAGATACAACTCAAGCTGAACCTTAAAAAGAATCACTTGGTAGAGAAAGAAGCGATTTTTACCGAACACTACCAGCTGCCTGAAACCCTATTCGATAAAGTAGAAACACCAGTACGCCCCACGATCAAACCAACCTGGGTAACTGTATGGGAAAATCGCAGCCTCGATACCTTGATACTGCTCGTAGGGCTGCTAGTACTCACTATCGGATTCAGCTTGCAGAAACGTTGGCTGGGATACAGTCGGCACTTTCCCTGGATCCGCTGGACGTTTTTATTTTTCACCCTGGCGTTTATTGGTATATACGCACAAGGTCAGCTTTCAGTGGTCAATATCTTCACAGTACTACTTGCGCTTCGAGACGGTTTTGATATCACCGTTTTTCTTTTGGACCCGATTATTTTTATCTTGTGGATTTTTACCTTTGTCAGCCTGTTTATCTTTGGTCGCGGCTTATTCTGCGGCTGGCTCTGCCCCTTTGGCGCCATGCAAGAGTTCGTTGCCAAGATAGCTGAAGTGCTGAAAATTCGGCAGTGGACTATCTCCGACAGCACCCATCGCAAGCTGACAAAAATTAAATACCTTATCCTGGGCGTACTAGTGATCACCAGCCTGGTGTCGCTACGGGCTGCTGAACAGGCTGCTGAAGTGGAGCCCTTCAAAACCGCTGTGACCCTCACTTTTATCCGCGAGTGGCCCTTTGTCATCTACGCGCTTCTGATCCTTGGCACAGGACTTTTTATTAACAAATTCTATTGCCGTTATGTTTGCCCCCTGGGGGCCGGCCTGGCAGTACTTGGGAAATTTCACCACCTGGAGTGGCTCACCCGCCGCACGGAGTGTGGCTCTCCTTGCCAGCTGTGCCGTAAAAAATGCGGCGTCGATGCTATACGACGCGACGGCTCAATTGACTACGACGAGTGCGTTCAGTGCCTTGAGTGTGTGGTGATACTGGAGGACCCATTCCAGTGCGCGCCTAAAATTCTGGAGACAAAACGACAGCAAAAAACACCACTGGCCCATGCCGTTAAGCTGATACAGGTCCCTTCAGCCAAATAG
- a CDS encoding PilT/PilU family type 4a pilus ATPase has translation MADNLLAYLELMVAKDASDLFMSTGAPPNLKVEGRSYPIGKAVFQPHHVKELAYSILTDEQKKTFERTMELNFAVSFENIGRFRFNLYRQRGEVSMVVRYIKSHIPNLASLNLPEKLKDLIQLNRGLVLVVGAAGSGKSTTLASMIDYRNSVRTGHILCIEDPIEFLHSHKRSIVDQREVGLDTLDFSSALHNAMREAPDVILIGEIRDQETMQHAIAYAETGHLCLATLHANNANQALNRIINFFPDSAHRQLLADLSLNLKAVVAMRLVPGVDTKRVPAVEILLRSPFVAELIEEGDVDALKDAMEQSTDMGMMTFDHALFSLYKEGRVSRETALQFADSENNMMVKMRLSGEITESHFEISPPGGSAES, from the coding sequence ATGGCCGATAACCTGCTTGCCTACCTTGAATTGATGGTAGCGAAAGATGCCTCCGATTTATTTATGAGCACCGGGGCACCGCCCAATCTCAAAGTAGAGGGGCGCAGCTACCCGATCGGTAAAGCCGTCTTTCAACCGCATCACGTGAAGGAGTTGGCATACTCGATACTGACCGACGAGCAGAAAAAAACCTTTGAGCGCACCATGGAGCTCAATTTTGCGGTGAGTTTTGAAAATATCGGCCGCTTCCGCTTTAACCTCTACCGCCAACGCGGTGAAGTCTCCATGGTCGTTCGCTATATTAAAAGCCACATTCCCAACCTGGCTTCTCTTAACCTTCCCGAAAAACTAAAAGATCTGATACAGCTCAACCGCGGCTTGGTGTTAGTGGTGGGGGCGGCAGGCTCCGGCAAATCCACAACCCTGGCGTCGATGATTGACTACCGCAACAGCGTTCGTACCGGGCATATTCTCTGTATCGAAGATCCCATCGAATTCCTGCACAGCCATAAGCGTTCTATTGTTGACCAGCGCGAAGTTGGCCTCGACACACTGGATTTTTCCTCAGCCCTGCACAACGCCATGCGGGAGGCGCCAGATGTGATCCTGATCGGCGAAATTCGCGACCAGGAGACCATGCAGCACGCGATTGCCTATGCCGAGACCGGGCACTTGTGTTTAGCGACTTTGCATGCCAACAACGCCAATCAGGCATTGAATCGAATTATTAATTTCTTTCCCGACAGCGCTCACCGCCAGCTGCTGGCCGACTTATCCCTCAATCTTAAAGCGGTGGTGGCAATGCGTCTGGTGCCGGGTGTGGATACCAAGCGTGTCCCCGCAGTAGAAATCCTACTGCGTTCTCCCTTTGTTGCTGAGCTGATTGAGGAGGGGGATGTGGATGCCCTGAAAGATGCTATGGAGCAGAGCACTGACATGGGGATGATGACCTTCGATCACGCCCTGTTTAGCCTCTATAAAGAGGGCAGGGTATCACGGGAGACCGCGCTACAATTTGCTGACTCAGAAAACAATATGATGGTGAAAATGCGACTGAGCGGTGAGATCACCGAAAGCCACTTTGAGATAAGTCCGCCGGGCGGCTCGGCTGAGAGTTAA
- a CDS encoding acyl-CoA dehydrogenase has protein sequence MISDKLFTRRDLAFWLFEFGDVASTLSLPEYSECSTDDIEAMLDAVIDIAEREFVGMADLLDANEPRLEDGRVWNHPRLKPALKAYINSGFFSAGFSPQWGGMGLPYSVSQMLSVPTMAHAGTGVGYLFITAAAANMLDVVGSTEQKARYLPKLVSGEWFGTMMLSEPHAGSSVGDIRTRATLQPDGSYHLRGSKMWISGGDHDLSDNIVHMVLAKIENRDGSLTPGSAGVSLFLVPKYRVNDDGSLGEHNGVVISGLNHKMGQRGIVNTVPVLGEDSPCVGELLGQPGKGLAGMFHMMNEARIGVGFSAAQLAWFGYRYSLDYAKERTQGRLNPDPSTPPVEIIQHADVRRMLLAQKAISEGGMGLCSYAAALVDQARMGTEPEQQERAALLAVLTPVVKSWPSMHGLEANHYAIQVMGGYGYTRDFPVERMYRDNRLNEIHEGTTGIQSMDLLGRKLLKEQGAGLKVLAAAMLSTAAEASDYPQLKAWGKALEEATARLNSTSQALAEAAATGQLSAAMANSVTYLDMTGQTVVAWIWLRMALVASQALAAGSSEEDFYHGKLSACHYFFRYELPKTQSQAELLLSMDTTCLDISDGGF, from the coding sequence ATGATAAGTGACAAACTGTTTACCCGCCGCGATCTCGCTTTTTGGTTGTTTGAATTTGGCGATGTGGCATCGACACTTTCGTTGCCAGAATACTCGGAGTGCTCTACCGACGATATCGAGGCGATGCTGGACGCGGTGATTGATATTGCCGAGCGCGAATTTGTCGGTATGGCGGACCTGCTGGATGCTAACGAGCCGCGCCTGGAAGACGGGCGCGTGTGGAATCACCCGCGCCTAAAGCCGGCACTGAAAGCCTATATAAACAGCGGTTTTTTCTCGGCTGGCTTCAGTCCGCAATGGGGCGGTATGGGCTTGCCCTACTCGGTGTCGCAAATGTTGAGCGTACCCACTATGGCTCATGCCGGCACCGGTGTGGGTTATTTGTTTATCACCGCTGCAGCGGCCAATATGTTGGATGTGGTGGGCTCTACGGAGCAAAAGGCGCGCTATCTACCCAAGCTGGTGAGTGGCGAATGGTTTGGCACTATGATGCTGTCGGAGCCTCACGCCGGGTCGTCGGTGGGGGATATTCGCACCCGAGCCACTCTCCAGCCCGATGGAAGCTATCATTTGCGCGGCAGCAAGATGTGGATTTCCGGTGGTGATCACGACCTCAGCGACAATATCGTCCATATGGTGTTGGCCAAGATCGAAAACCGCGATGGCAGCCTGACGCCGGGCAGTGCGGGCGTATCGCTGTTTCTTGTTCCCAAATATCGAGTCAATGACGACGGCAGCCTGGGAGAGCACAACGGTGTGGTGATCTCGGGGCTAAATCACAAAATGGGGCAGCGGGGTATTGTGAATACCGTCCCGGTACTTGGGGAGGACTCACCCTGTGTCGGCGAGTTGCTGGGGCAACCCGGCAAAGGTCTGGCCGGGATGTTCCATATGATGAACGAGGCGCGGATCGGTGTGGGCTTTTCAGCGGCGCAGCTGGCCTGGTTTGGCTACCGCTACTCCCTGGATTACGCCAAGGAGCGAACCCAGGGACGATTGAATCCCGACCCCTCGACGCCGCCGGTGGAAATTATCCAGCACGCCGATGTGCGCCGTATGTTGCTGGCGCAGAAGGCTATTTCAGAAGGGGGGATGGGCCTGTGTAGCTATGCAGCGGCGCTGGTGGATCAAGCTCGCATGGGCACTGAGCCCGAGCAACAGGAACGCGCCGCACTGCTGGCAGTGTTAACGCCGGTGGTTAAAAGCTGGCCCTCCATGCACGGCCTGGAAGCCAACCACTATGCCATTCAGGTGATGGGGGGCTATGGCTACACCCGGGATTTTCCGGTGGAGCGGATGTATCGCGACAACCGTCTCAATGAGATTCACGAGGGCACCACCGGTATTCAGAGCATGGATCTGTTGGGCCGCAAGCTGCTAAAGGAACAGGGTGCGGGCCTAAAGGTGTTGGCGGCAGCGATGCTGTCCACAGCTGCTGAAGCCTCGGACTATCCGCAGCTAAAGGCATGGGGCAAGGCGCTTGAGGAGGCCACTGCTCGACTTAACAGTACCAGCCAGGCTTTGGCCGAAGCAGCCGCAACAGGACAGTTGTCGGCGGCGATGGCTAATAGCGTCACCTACCTGGATATGACAGGGCAAACGGTGGTGGCCTGGATATGGTTGCGAATGGCGCTGGTGGCAAGTCAGGCCTTGGCTGCAGGCTCGTCTGAGGAAGATTTCTATCATGGCAAGCTTTCGGCCTGCCACTACTTCTTCCGCTACGAGCTGCCAAAAACCCAGTCCCAGGCCGAGTTATTGCTCAGCATGGATACCACCTGTTTGGATATATCGGATGGAGGATTTTAA
- a CDS encoding LysR family transcriptional regulator, with protein sequence MNCRTIEYIVSLADTGSMKLAAAKCNATTGTISHQISKLESYLGTKLFVSRADPVTLSDRGKDLLPLMRQVVESLRDINRLARMDA encoded by the coding sequence ATGAATTGTCGGACTATCGAATACATTGTCAGCTTAGCGGATACAGGGTCGATGAAGTTGGCTGCAGCCAAGTGCAACGCCACAACAGGGACCATCAGCCATCAAATCAGCAAACTGGAGTCCTACTTAGGCACTAAGCTGTTTGTCAGTCGGGCCGACCCGGTCACGCTGAGCGACCGAGGCAAAGACCTTCTGCCATTGATGCGCCAGGTAGTCGAAAGCTTGAGGGATATCAATAGACTGGCAAGGATGGACGCCTAA
- the katG gene encoding catalase/peroxidase HPI, which produces MNETKSTAGKCPVMHGGKTSVGTSNMDWWPNALNLDILHQHDSKTDPMGEGFDYAEEFKKLDLEAVKNDLKALMTDSQDWWPADWGHYGGLMIRMAWHAAGTYRIADGRGGGGTGNQRFAPINSWPDNVNLDKARRLLWPIKKKYGNKLSWADLIILAGNMAYESMGLKTFGFAGGRADIWHPEKDIDWGSEQEWLGKNPDRMKDSERDALDNPLAAVQMGLIYVNPEGVDGNPDPLKTAEDVRLTFARMAMDDEETVALTAGGHTVGKCHGNGDAEKLEADPEGADIAEQGLGWRNPQGKGFGRDTITSGIEGAWTTNPTQWDNGYFSLLLNYEWELKKSPAGAWQWEPIDIKEEDKPVDVEDPSIRYNPIMTDADMAMKMDPAYRKISERFYKDPDYFSEVFARAWFKLTHRDLGPKSRYLGPDVPTEDLIWQDPVPAVDYSLSESEIDAIKSQILDSGLSVSELVATAWDSARTFRGSDCRGGANGARIRLAPQKDWEGNEPERLQKVLRTLEGIQGSLSKPVSLADLIVLGGTAAVEKAAAEAGVKVNVEFAPGRGDATDEMTDVDSFAVLEPIHDAYRNWLKKDYAVPAEKLMLDRTQLMGLTAPEMTVLVGGMRVLGTNHGGSKHGVFTDREGVLSNDFFVNLVDMDNSWAPTGDGLYEVRDRSSGDVKWTATRVDLVFGSNSILRSYAEVYAQDDAKEKFVRDFAKAWTKVMNADRFDLR; this is translated from the coding sequence ATGAATGAGACAAAATCCACAGCCGGGAAGTGTCCCGTCATGCACGGTGGCAAAACCAGTGTGGGGACGTCCAATATGGATTGGTGGCCCAACGCACTGAATCTCGACATTCTCCATCAGCACGACAGTAAAACCGATCCTATGGGGGAAGGCTTCGACTACGCTGAAGAATTCAAAAAGCTGGACTTGGAAGCGGTAAAGAACGACCTCAAGGCGTTGATGACCGACAGTCAGGATTGGTGGCCCGCAGACTGGGGTCACTACGGTGGGCTGATGATTCGTATGGCCTGGCACGCCGCCGGCACCTACCGGATCGCTGACGGCCGCGGCGGTGGCGGCACGGGCAATCAGCGCTTCGCTCCTATCAATAGCTGGCCCGACAACGTCAACCTCGACAAAGCTCGTCGTCTGTTGTGGCCCATCAAGAAAAAGTACGGCAACAAGTTGTCCTGGGCCGACCTGATTATTCTGGCTGGCAATATGGCCTATGAGTCCATGGGCCTGAAGACCTTCGGCTTCGCTGGTGGCCGGGCCGATATCTGGCACCCGGAAAAGGACATTGACTGGGGCTCAGAGCAGGAGTGGCTGGGCAAAAACCCCGACCGCATGAAAGACAGCGAGCGGGACGCCCTGGACAACCCCCTGGCCGCAGTGCAAATGGGCCTGATCTACGTCAACCCCGAGGGTGTGGACGGCAACCCCGATCCCCTGAAAACAGCTGAGGATGTGCGCCTCACTTTTGCCCGCATGGCCATGGACGATGAAGAGACTGTCGCCCTTACCGCCGGCGGTCACACCGTGGGTAAGTGCCACGGCAATGGCGATGCAGAAAAGCTTGAAGCAGACCCCGAGGGCGCCGACATTGCCGAGCAGGGCCTGGGCTGGCGCAACCCCCAGGGCAAAGGCTTTGGCCGCGACACCATCACCAGTGGCATCGAAGGTGCCTGGACCACCAACCCCACCCAGTGGGATAACGGCTACTTCTCACTGCTGCTCAACTACGAGTGGGAGTTAAAGAAAAGCCCCGCCGGCGCGTGGCAGTGGGAGCCCATCGATATCAAAGAGGAAGACAAACCCGTCGATGTCGAGGATCCATCAATTCGCTACAACCCCATCATGACCGACGCGGATATGGCCATGAAAATGGATCCGGCCTACCGGAAGATTTCCGAGCGCTTTTACAAGGACCCCGATTACTTCTCTGAGGTTTTCGCCCGCGCTTGGTTCAAACTGACCCACCGCGACCTGGGCCCCAAAAGCCGCTATCTGGGCCCAGATGTGCCGACAGAAGATCTGATTTGGCAGGACCCTGTCCCCGCTGTGGACTACAGCCTCAGCGAGTCAGAGATAGATGCCATCAAATCCCAGATTCTCGATAGCGGCCTGAGCGTCAGCGAACTGGTTGCTACTGCCTGGGACAGCGCCCGTACCTTCCGCGGATCCGACTGCCGGGGCGGCGCCAACGGCGCCCGTATCCGCCTTGCGCCACAAAAAGACTGGGAGGGCAACGAGCCTGAGCGGCTGCAAAAAGTCTTGCGCACACTGGAGGGAATCCAAGGTTCGCTCAGCAAACCGGTCAGCCTGGCTGATTTGATCGTGCTGGGTGGCACGGCCGCCGTTGAAAAAGCGGCTGCCGAGGCCGGCGTCAAAGTGAATGTTGAATTTGCACCGGGTCGCGGCGATGCCACTGACGAAATGACGGATGTCGATTCCTTTGCGGTGCTGGAGCCCATCCATGACGCGTACCGCAATTGGCTTAAGAAAGACTACGCGGTCCCCGCCGAGAAACTGATGCTGGATCGCACCCAACTGATGGGCCTGACCGCGCCGGAAATGACGGTACTGGTGGGCGGCATGCGAGTGCTGGGCACCAACCATGGCGGCAGCAAGCACGGCGTATTTACCGACCGGGAGGGCGTACTCAGCAACGACTTCTTCGTCAACCTGGTGGATATGGACAACAGTTGGGCACCGACGGGTGACGGCCTCTACGAGGTCCGCGACCGCAGCAGCGGCGATGTGAAATGGACCGCCACCCGGGTCGATCTGGTGTTTGGCTCCAATTCAATCTTGCGTTCCTACGCCGAGGTGTACGCCCAGGACGACGCCAAAGAGAAATTTGTCCGCGACTTTGCCAAGGCCTGGACCAAGGTAATGAATGCAGACCGTTTTGACTTGAGATAA
- a CDS encoding CBS domain-containing protein encodes MKLADIMSKPVVTVEMDDRLSEVRRLLDSCHFHHLLVVDAGLLVGVISDRDLLRAISPNLGTAAESAGDLATLNKRAHQIMSRDPITVSAEDTVTDAVDLLCQHAISCLPVVSAENKPLGVVSWRDLMRAFADDAAIRDTMGRL; translated from the coding sequence ATGAAGCTGGCCGACATTATGAGCAAACCGGTGGTGACGGTGGAGATGGACGACCGGCTGTCGGAGGTTCGGCGCCTGTTGGATAGCTGCCATTTTCATCATCTGTTAGTGGTTGACGCTGGCCTGCTGGTCGGTGTGATTTCCGATCGCGATTTGCTCAGGGCTATTAGTCCCAATTTGGGAACAGCCGCGGAGTCAGCCGGGGACCTGGCGACCCTTAACAAGCGGGCACACCAAATCATGTCCCGGGATCCCATTACCGTCTCGGCAGAGGACACCGTTACCGATGCTGTGGATTTACTGTGCCAGCACGCGATTTCCTGCCTGCCGGTGGTGAGCGCGGAAAATAAACCGTTGGGTGTCGTCAGTTGGCGGGATCTGATGCGTGCATTTGCCGATGATGCGGCAATTCGCGATACAATGGGTCGGCTCTGA